The proteins below are encoded in one region of Bacteroides uniformis:
- a CDS encoding LruC domain-containing protein — protein sequence MGENTLYKRFLPLVILTVGILLQGCKDDVFNPEKVKAAYQDRFPVKNIDPAMDWKMTQQVRVNVSVSEDTGIDYTIRIYDKNPLISRSSAKLLTEGTANNTTVFTTVMDCPSVLTSAFVCRTDAHSRNIVKYVSIQNGQLHAAFGSSPTTTRAAWTRSVSIETYSPEKSEAEITAMLSSAEEIRPNTDFQNGKAYKISKDNIYRNKISKDGMGSDNPAIIIIEGSWEPNGNNMTVERGFEFYVIDGGEIVIPDEHTFTLVQSSRFIVYAGGTIKGNDIELTNASGGSYNYNAGTMEIDDFHVSQGGAFYNCGTVRVDEMNFDSGCKFINQGKAYIGKTDSNITIDNGCYLYAEEFVGTLNMGDTSSAEIEDFGDHSNNYNTQITMGDNSMITVLDEAELSQAQFMGPNNEYALVKINKIEDIGNFSSQGNIHYEVKEIDDDITEDIWWEAKFLDAIKNTEGTISKWGESPITIPAGDCTGEGNTPDESGSETPTDPVSYTYVFEDNFPLVGDYDFNDVVLDVKTYYHREKKTNHIKRIQLDVTLAAAGASKPLGVGLRITGINKSDIREVKTGGDDSRFQESFNSSYNKFRYNNVTYMEDSDPSVVIPIAGEVHNVFGVEPGEMVNTGIGVTAKEYTYEVIIELTDQTRTEPLFSKDNLDFFICYQYKSMEQRMEVHLYEFWGYGATAAGTIQQENLDLAGNNTWAICVPYGFRYPKETINVSRTDIPEASAYPEFIYWAQDRTQYTEWYEHPVEENVYR from the coding sequence ATGGGAGAAAATACCCTATACAAACGCTTTCTGCCGCTTGTTATTCTTACAGTAGGCATACTGCTGCAGGGTTGTAAAGACGATGTTTTTAACCCCGAAAAAGTGAAAGCAGCCTATCAAGACAGGTTTCCGGTCAAGAACATAGATCCGGCTATGGATTGGAAAATGACTCAGCAGGTCCGGGTCAATGTTTCTGTATCCGAAGATACCGGCATCGACTATACCATACGTATTTACGACAAGAACCCCTTAATCAGCCGGTCATCTGCCAAACTGCTGACAGAAGGCACCGCCAATAATACAACAGTATTTACTACCGTCATGGACTGCCCTTCTGTGCTGACGAGCGCTTTTGTGTGCCGCACCGATGCACACAGCCGCAACATAGTAAAATACGTATCCATCCAAAACGGTCAGCTCCATGCCGCTTTCGGCAGTTCCCCCACAACTACACGTGCCGCATGGACACGCAGTGTCAGCATCGAGACCTATTCACCGGAAAAGTCTGAGGCAGAAATCACCGCAATGCTATCAAGTGCCGAAGAAATAAGGCCGAATACCGATTTTCAAAACGGAAAAGCCTACAAAATCTCCAAAGACAATATATATAGGAATAAAATCAGCAAGGACGGCATGGGAAGTGACAATCCGGCCATCATCATCATTGAAGGCAGCTGGGAACCCAATGGAAACAACATGACCGTTGAACGAGGCTTCGAATTCTATGTGATTGACGGAGGGGAAATCGTGATACCGGACGAGCACACCTTCACTTTAGTGCAATCCAGCCGGTTTATCGTCTACGCGGGTGGAACCATCAAAGGGAACGACATCGAATTGACCAATGCATCCGGAGGCAGCTACAACTACAATGCCGGCACTATGGAAATAGATGATTTCCATGTCAGCCAGGGAGGAGCATTCTATAATTGCGGTACTGTGCGTGTCGATGAAATGAATTTCGACAGCGGATGCAAATTCATCAACCAGGGCAAAGCCTATATCGGGAAAACCGACAGCAACATCACTATAGACAACGGATGCTATCTATATGCGGAAGAATTTGTAGGCACACTGAACATGGGAGACACCTCTTCTGCAGAGATAGAGGATTTCGGGGACCATAGCAACAATTACAACACCCAAATCACGATGGGTGACAACTCCATGATAACCGTACTTGATGAAGCAGAATTGTCACAAGCACAATTTATGGGTCCAAACAATGAATATGCACTGGTAAAAATCAATAAAATTGAAGATATAGGAAATTTCTCCAGCCAGGGAAACATTCATTATGAAGTGAAAGAAATTGACGATGATATCACCGAGGATATCTGGTGGGAAGCCAAATTCCTTGATGCCATCAAGAACACCGAAGGAACCATATCCAAATGGGGAGAATCCCCCATCACCATTCCTGCCGGAGACTGTACGGGCGAAGGCAATACTCCGGACGAGTCCGGCTCAGAAACCCCTACAGACCCGGTCTCCTATACGTACGTATTCGAAGACAACTTCCCGTTGGTAGGCGACTATGACTTCAACGACGTGGTCTTGGACGTGAAGACCTACTATCACCGCGAGAAAAAGACGAACCACATCAAGCGCATACAGCTCGACGTGACCCTTGCTGCAGCAGGAGCAAGCAAGCCGTTGGGCGTAGGGCTCCGGATTACCGGAATCAATAAATCCGATATCCGGGAAGTCAAGACCGGAGGCGACGATTCGCGTTTCCAGGAGTCATTCAACAGCTCGTACAACAAATTCAGGTACAATAACGTTACTTATATGGAAGATTCCGATCCGAGTGTCGTAATCCCCATTGCAGGCGAAGTACACAATGTATTTGGAGTCGAACCGGGTGAGATGGTAAACACCGGCATTGGAGTAACCGCCAAAGAGTATACTTATGAAGTCATTATTGAACTGACAGACCAAACTCGGACAGAGCCCCTATTCTCAAAAGACAATCTGGACTTCTTCATCTGTTATCAATATAAAAGCATGGAACAACGCATGGAAGTTCATCTTTACGAATTTTGGGGATATGGCGCCACTGCCGCCGGAACCATACAGCAAGAGAATCTTGACTTAGCGGGCAACAACACGTGGGCAATCTGCGTGCCGTATGGCTTCCGCTATCCCAAGGAAACCATCAATGTTTCACGTACTGACATCCCCGAAGCAAGCGCATATCCGGAATTCATCTATTGGGCCCAAGACAGAACCCAGTATACGGAATGGTACGAACACCCGGTAGAAGAAAATGTATATAGATAA
- a CDS encoding sugar transferase produces the protein MLYYIYIGSNRVTIDHLSKITGGMFMAVSSCNKAAKVIDGIRERYNTSILYEESTPQKDSQNITFLHKRFPRVYIILITEGLQKEHRKLYLQAGVNNTLSPMASEESLLQMVKFLRLRKEHKLQEFSQSHRKIFNTFHLPVWKRIFDILFAVAVLIVLSPILIATAIAIRVESKGRVIYKSQRVGSNYQIFNFLKFRSMYTNADKRLKELNALNQYKIEEELTDEQPDIRFDDLTGTSEEEATLLISDDFVISEEDFLKKKAQEKQNTFVKIENDPRVTRVGRFIRKYSIDELPQLFNVLKGDMSIVGNRPLPLYEAELLTSDAYIERFMAPAGLTGLWQVEKRGGAGKMSAEERKQLDIKYAQEFSFWLDMKILCKTLTAFVQKENV, from the coding sequence ATGTTATATTATATCTACATAGGTAGCAACCGCGTCACCATCGACCACTTGAGCAAAATTACGGGAGGCATGTTCATGGCTGTTTCATCCTGCAACAAAGCGGCGAAAGTCATCGACGGTATCCGCGAACGGTACAACACATCCATTCTTTACGAAGAAAGTACCCCTCAAAAGGACAGCCAGAACATCACTTTCCTGCACAAGCGCTTCCCCCGTGTCTACATCATCCTCATCACCGAAGGACTGCAGAAGGAACACCGCAAGCTCTATCTGCAGGCAGGTGTCAACAACACCCTTTCCCCCATGGCCAGCGAAGAGAGCCTCCTGCAAATGGTAAAATTCCTCCGGTTGCGCAAGGAGCACAAACTGCAGGAATTCAGCCAGTCACACCGTAAGATATTCAACACCTTCCACCTGCCTGTGTGGAAGCGCATATTCGACATCCTCTTTGCCGTTGCCGTACTGATTGTGCTGTCTCCCATACTCATCGCGACAGCCATAGCCATCCGCGTGGAAAGCAAGGGAAGAGTGATTTACAAGTCCCAGCGTGTGGGCAGCAACTACCAGATATTCAACTTCCTGAAGTTCCGCTCCATGTACACCAATGCCGACAAGCGCCTGAAAGAGCTGAACGCCCTCAACCAATATAAGATAGAGGAAGAGCTTACGGACGAGCAGCCCGATATCCGCTTCGACGACCTGACCGGCACTTCTGAAGAAGAGGCTACCCTGCTGATTTCGGACGATTTTGTCATCTCTGAAGAAGATTTCCTCAAAAAGAAGGCCCAAGAAAAACAGAATACGTTCGTCAAGATAGAGAACGATCCCCGTGTCACCCGCGTAGGCCGTTTCATCCGCAAGTACAGCATTGACGAACTGCCGCAGCTGTTCAACGTCCTCAAAGGAGACATGAGCATCGTGGGCAACCGCCCGCTCCCCCTCTACGAGGCCGAGCTGCTGACCAGCGACGCATATATCGAGCGCTTCATGGCCCCCGCCGGACTGACGGGACTGTGGCAAGTGGAGAAACGAGGCGGCGCCGGGAAGATGTCGGCCGAAGAGCGCAAGCAACTGGACATTAAGTACGCCCAAGAATTCTCATTCTGGCTGGACATGAAGATACTGTGCAAGACGCTGACGGCGTTTGTGCAAAAAGAGAATGTATAA
- a CDS encoding TolC family protein, whose protein sequence is MIKRYIKSIIYSVILLGLLGVPLSVAAQQELTREERIKILEQLKMEDKKIEVNTLGLISPKTSIDIEKLELPPLSVFLDAVTENASVKRAQSQVEQLKNQYRLEKRNWWNYFRLNGNYSYGRYNIIGNASDEFTPMYQTTMSSAQHNFNVGASFGITLGDLFNRPLKLKDYRYQIEQLQYMQEDVMEERRLKVLEAYNAVTEQLATIKAKAETAALYNAQMKISENNFIQGAIDIIALSLERARRTGAVTNYEQSRVALHNSIVLLEMLTNVKVITDK, encoded by the coding sequence ATGATAAAAAGATATATCAAGTCCATCATTTACAGTGTAATCCTTTTAGGATTGTTGGGGGTACCTTTGTCTGTGGCTGCGCAGCAGGAGTTGACACGGGAGGAGCGCATCAAGATATTGGAGCAACTCAAGATGGAGGATAAAAAAATAGAAGTCAACACATTGGGTTTAATCAGTCCGAAGACATCAATAGATATTGAGAAATTAGAATTGCCCCCTCTATCTGTCTTTCTTGATGCAGTGACAGAGAATGCGTCAGTAAAAAGAGCCCAATCCCAAGTAGAGCAACTCAAGAACCAATATCGCCTGGAAAAGCGGAACTGGTGGAACTACTTCAGACTGAACGGTAACTATTCTTACGGACGCTACAATATTATAGGCAATGCCAGTGACGAGTTCACCCCTATGTACCAGACAACCATGTCGAGTGCCCAGCACAACTTCAATGTCGGGGCCAGCTTCGGCATCACCTTAGGAGACTTGTTCAACCGACCACTGAAACTGAAAGACTACCGCTATCAGATAGAACAATTGCAATATATGCAAGAAGATGTCATGGAAGAACGGAGACTAAAGGTATTGGAAGCCTACAATGCAGTTACCGAACAATTAGCCACTATAAAAGCCAAAGCAGAAACGGCCGCCTTGTATAACGCACAGATGAAAATTTCAGAAAACAACTTCATACAAGGAGCCATTGATATCATTGCACTTTCTTTGGAACGTGCACGCCGCACCGGTGCCGTGACTAATTATGAGCAAAGCCGCGTAGCTTTACACAATTCAATCGTATTGTTAGAGATGCTGACTAATGTTAAAGTTATAACAGACAAGTAA
- a CDS encoding GumC family protein, with translation MNIVQFLASFFYRIRYWLLWGSLLVTALVIYFTQFLPYSYTVNSSLYAGVTNSTNLDGSQLININSTFDNIINIGKSKNTLAKVSVRLLATSLVYGDEWKDNMYIQAKHYRQLVQILPKEVLALVDRSSLDKTTNNLMNYRKENSSNFVYSIFNRPYPYYSYSALSTITIKRLGTSDLIELVYTSSDPGITQNTLKILEDELLKAYEQLRFSATNSAIAYFEEQVRIAKKALTAEEDDLTDYSVQKQVINYDEQSKALALTKYATDDRMEEVQRNYGSAVALRQMLENKMDIRAKIIRTNTNLLQELEKVSTLNQSILEQEIFTTEQSQQNSDKLQREKDALQKAEEKISHLSDNLNEYGFSKEGVGIQEMVTEWLTACINEAKAKAEVKVLVDRQRDIIDQYREFSPVGTQIKRKERAVGIAEDNYRRQIGGLAEAHLRLQNIKMTTANLQVIASPEYPLTDNGRKRIIYVLAAFFGSMIFISGYFLLIELLDRTLRDPDRSKRLTGLSVIAAFNGVSNLKYRGFLKACNRLAAAYSCRQLNNYLHPDRPTVINLLSMEKREGKSFLAKYFIDYWETEGIKVRLVKYDHDFDTQNKGYVQAQELSDFWVLNEAEEIPDIILVEYPAVSTATLPMSVLKKADFNLLIANAARLWGRDDDTRLKPLKEELEGTPLFMYLNNADREVVESFTGELPPHTPVHSFFSRLAQLGLTSKSAAVK, from the coding sequence ATGAATATAGTACAATTTTTGGCAAGCTTCTTTTACCGCATCCGTTATTGGTTATTGTGGGGAAGCCTCCTTGTTACAGCATTAGTCATATACTTTACACAGTTTTTACCATACAGTTATACGGTAAACAGCAGTCTATATGCAGGTGTAACCAACAGCACCAATCTGGACGGAAGCCAGCTTATCAATATCAACAGTACCTTCGACAATATCATCAATATAGGCAAGTCCAAAAACACTTTGGCAAAGGTTTCGGTACGTCTGCTTGCAACCAGCCTCGTATACGGTGATGAGTGGAAAGACAACATGTACATTCAAGCCAAACATTATAGGCAGCTCGTCCAAATCCTTCCTAAAGAAGTGCTGGCTTTGGTAGACCGTTCCTCTTTGGATAAAACTACAAATAATCTGATGAATTACCGGAAAGAGAACAGCAGTAATTTTGTCTATTCCATATTCAACCGTCCCTACCCTTATTACAGTTATAGCGCATTAAGCACAATCACCATTAAACGACTGGGTACCAGCGACCTGATAGAATTGGTATATACCTCCTCCGATCCCGGTATTACGCAAAACACCCTCAAGATATTGGAAGATGAACTGTTAAAGGCTTATGAGCAACTCCGGTTCAGTGCCACGAACAGTGCTATCGCCTATTTTGAAGAACAAGTGCGCATAGCCAAAAAAGCACTTACTGCAGAAGAAGATGATTTAACAGACTATAGTGTTCAAAAACAAGTCATCAACTACGACGAGCAATCCAAGGCATTAGCTTTGACCAAATATGCGACGGACGACCGTATGGAAGAAGTGCAGCGAAACTATGGAAGCGCAGTGGCTTTACGCCAGATGTTAGAGAATAAAATGGACATACGTGCCAAGATTATACGCACAAATACTAATTTGTTGCAAGAACTGGAAAAAGTTAGTACCCTGAACCAAAGTATTCTTGAGCAAGAAATATTCACCACAGAACAGAGCCAGCAGAATAGTGATAAACTTCAAAGAGAAAAAGACGCTCTGCAAAAGGCAGAAGAAAAGATAAGCCATCTCTCCGATAATTTAAACGAGTATGGTTTCTCCAAGGAAGGGGTAGGCATTCAAGAAATGGTGACAGAATGGCTGACGGCATGCATCAATGAGGCGAAAGCCAAAGCTGAAGTGAAAGTATTGGTTGACCGCCAACGGGACATTATCGACCAATACCGGGAATTCTCACCCGTAGGCACTCAAATCAAGCGGAAAGAACGTGCCGTAGGCATTGCCGAAGACAATTATCGCCGACAAATAGGAGGCCTTGCCGAAGCACACCTCCGTTTGCAGAATATCAAGATGACAACTGCCAACCTGCAGGTCATAGCATCCCCCGAGTATCCGCTGACAGACAATGGCAGAAAAAGAATTATCTACGTCCTTGCCGCATTCTTCGGCAGTATGATATTCATAAGCGGCTACTTCCTGCTGATTGAATTGTTAGACCGCACTCTCCGCGACCCGGACCGCAGCAAACGCCTGACCGGACTCTCTGTCATTGCAGCATTCAACGGTGTAAGCAACTTGAAGTATCGTGGATTCCTCAAGGCCTGTAACCGGCTTGCCGCTGCCTATAGTTGCCGGCAATTGAACAACTACCTGCACCCGGACCGTCCTACTGTCATAAACCTGCTCAGCATGGAGAAACGTGAAGGAAAATCATTCCTTGCCAAATATTTCATTGATTACTGGGAAACTGAGGGTATAAAAGTGCGCCTTGTAAAATATGACCACGATTTCGATACCCAAAACAAGGGATATGTACAAGCTCAAGAATTGTCTGACTTCTGGGTTCTGAATGAAGCAGAAGAAATACCGGACATCATTTTAGTGGAATATCCTGCTGTCAGTACCGCAACTCTACCTATGTCGGTATTGAAAAAAGCAGATTTCAATTTGCTGATAGCCAACGCCGCCCGATTGTGGGGCAGAGATGACGACACCCGGTTGAAACCGTTAAAGGAAGAATTGGAAGGAACTCCTCTATTTATGTATCTCAACAATGCAGACCGCGAAGTG
- a CDS encoding response regulator, translating to MKQILFVDDKPAIGKVLSVYLGKENELVYFEDPVRAIEWLNEGNEPALIISDIRMPKMTGSEFLAYLKSNSLFKDIPVVMLSSEESTTERINLLEAGAEDFILKPFNPMELKARIKKFL from the coding sequence ATGAAACAAATATTATTTGTAGATGACAAACCTGCCATAGGCAAGGTACTCTCGGTCTATTTAGGGAAAGAGAATGAGCTGGTTTATTTCGAAGATCCCGTCAGGGCCATAGAATGGCTGAATGAGGGGAACGAACCCGCTCTCATCATTTCGGACATACGCATGCCCAAGATGACCGGCAGTGAATTCCTGGCATATCTGAAAAGCAATTCACTTTTCAAGGACATTCCGGTTGTGATGCTTTCCAGTGAAGAAAGTACCACCGAGCGCATCAACCTGCTCGAAGCCGGGGCCGAGGATTTCATACTGAAACCTTTCAATCCTATGGAGCTGAAGGCCCGCATCAAGAAATTTCTCTAA